One Paraburkholderia sp. IMGN_8 DNA window includes the following coding sequences:
- the ppa gene encoding inorganic diphosphatase yields MSFNHVPAGNDLPQDFNVIIEIPAQSDPVKYEADKDLGLLVVDRFISTGMRYPANYGFIPQTLSGDGDPVDVLVITPFPLLAGSVVRARALGMLQMTDESGVDAKLIAVAHDKICPMTADLKSIDDVPAYLKDQIKHFFEQYKALEKGKWVKVEGWAGIEAAHKEITEGVANYKK; encoded by the coding sequence ATGAGCTTCAATCACGTCCCCGCAGGCAACGACCTTCCGCAAGATTTCAACGTCATCATCGAAATCCCGGCGCAAAGCGATCCGGTGAAGTACGAAGCCGACAAGGATTTGGGCCTGCTCGTCGTCGACCGTTTCATCAGCACCGGCATGCGCTATCCGGCCAACTACGGCTTCATTCCGCAAACGCTGTCGGGCGACGGCGACCCGGTCGACGTGCTGGTGATCACGCCGTTCCCGCTGCTGGCCGGTTCGGTGGTGCGCGCGCGTGCGCTCGGCATGCTGCAAATGACCGACGAATCGGGCGTGGACGCAAAACTGATCGCCGTCGCGCACGACAAGATCTGCCCGATGACGGCCGACCTGAAGTCGATCGACGACGTTCCGGCGTACCTGAAAGACCAGATCAAGCACTTCTTCGAGCAATACAAGGCGCTCGAGAAGGGCAAGTGGGTGAAGGTCGAGGGCTGGGCGGGCATTGAAGCCGCGCACAAGGAAATCACCGAAGGCGTGGCGAACTACAAGAAGTAA
- a CDS encoding aldehyde dehydrogenase family protein encodes MEEAKHFIGGEWIAASGGETIAVLDPSDGQPFTQLARGTAADIDSAVRAARRAFEGAWGQASAAERGRVLYRLSMLVAARQEELAQLEARDTGKPLKQARADSAALARYFEFYAGAADKLHGETLPYQAGYTVLTIREPHGVTGHIVPWNYPMQIFGRSVGAALATGNACVVKPAEDACLSVLRVAELAAEAGLPPGALNIVTGYGHEAGAALARHPGIDHISFTGSPETGKLVTQMAAENHVPVTLELGGKSPQIVFADADLDAALPVLVSAIVQNAGQTCSAGSRVLIDRAIYEPLLDRLSSAFHALRVGPSHADLDCGPLINAKQQQRVWDFLSDAQHDGIPMAAHGEVIPEAPESGFYQAPTLLRDVPATHRLARDEVFGPVLAAMSFADEDEALALANSTQYGLVAGIWTRDGARQMRLARRLRSGQVFINNYGAGGGVELPFGGVKHSGHGREKGFEALYGFTVLKTIAIRHG; translated from the coding sequence ATGGAAGAAGCCAAACACTTCATCGGCGGCGAATGGATCGCCGCGTCAGGCGGCGAGACGATTGCCGTGCTCGATCCCTCGGACGGCCAGCCGTTCACCCAGCTTGCGCGCGGCACCGCGGCGGATATCGATTCCGCCGTCCGCGCTGCCCGCCGCGCCTTCGAAGGCGCGTGGGGCCAGGCGAGCGCCGCCGAACGCGGCCGCGTGCTGTACCGGCTGTCGATGCTGGTCGCCGCCCGCCAGGAAGAACTGGCGCAGCTCGAAGCCCGCGACACCGGCAAGCCGCTCAAACAGGCGCGCGCCGATTCGGCCGCCCTCGCCCGCTACTTCGAGTTCTACGCGGGCGCAGCCGACAAGCTGCACGGTGAAACGCTGCCTTATCAAGCCGGCTACACGGTGCTGACGATCCGCGAGCCGCACGGCGTGACCGGCCATATCGTGCCGTGGAATTACCCGATGCAAATTTTCGGCCGCAGCGTCGGTGCGGCGCTCGCCACCGGCAACGCGTGCGTCGTCAAACCGGCCGAGGACGCGTGCCTGTCGGTATTGCGCGTCGCCGAACTGGCCGCCGAGGCGGGTTTGCCGCCGGGCGCGCTGAACATCGTCACGGGCTACGGCCATGAAGCGGGCGCAGCGCTCGCGCGCCACCCAGGCATCGATCACATCTCGTTCACCGGTTCGCCGGAAACCGGCAAGCTCGTCACGCAGATGGCCGCCGAGAATCACGTGCCGGTCACGCTGGAGCTGGGCGGCAAGTCGCCGCAAATCGTTTTCGCCGATGCGGATCTCGACGCGGCGCTCCCCGTACTGGTGTCGGCGATCGTGCAAAACGCCGGGCAAACCTGCTCCGCGGGCAGCCGCGTGCTGATCGACCGGGCAATCTATGAGCCGTTACTTGACCGGCTGAGCAGCGCCTTCCACGCGTTGCGGGTCGGGCCGTCGCACGCCGATCTCGACTGCGGGCCGCTGATCAACGCGAAACAGCAGCAACGCGTGTGGGATTTCCTCTCCGATGCACAACACGACGGCATCCCGATGGCGGCGCACGGCGAAGTGATCCCGGAAGCGCCTGAAAGCGGCTTCTATCAGGCGCCCACGCTGCTGCGCGATGTGCCTGCCACCCATCGCCTCGCGCGCGACGAAGTGTTCGGCCCAGTGCTCGCCGCCATGTCCTTCGCCGACGAAGACGAAGCACTTGCGCTCGCCAACAGCACGCAGTACGGACTGGTCGCCGGCATCTGGACGCGTGACGGCGCGCGGCAAATGCGCCTCGCGCGGCGTTTGCGCTCGGGCCAGGTGTTCATCAACAACTACGGCGCGGGCGGCGGCGTCGAATTACCGTTCGGCGGCGTCAAGCATTCTGGCCACGGCCGCGAAAAGGGTTTCGAAGCGCTGTACGGCTTCACGGTGTTGAAAACCATCGCCATTCGTCACGGTTAG
- a CDS encoding SDR family oxidoreductase: MRLTGKTAIVTGGGSGFGEGIAKTYAREGANVVVNDLNGAAAERVASEIALAGGKAIAVAGNVARREDWQQLREAALEDFGSVQIVVNNAGTTHRNKPVMDITEAEFDRVYAVNVKSIYWSVQEFVPYFRQQGGGTFINIASTAGVRPRPGLVWYNGSKGAVIIASKSLAVELGPDRIRVNCVNPVIGETALLSEFMGVEDTPENRKRFLAGIPLGRFSTPQDIANAALYLASDEAEFITGVCLEVDGGRCV, encoded by the coding sequence ATGCGGTTGACAGGTAAAACAGCCATCGTCACGGGTGGCGGCTCGGGTTTCGGCGAAGGCATCGCGAAGACCTACGCGCGCGAAGGCGCGAACGTGGTGGTCAACGATCTGAACGGCGCGGCGGCCGAGCGCGTGGCGAGCGAAATCGCGCTGGCCGGCGGCAAGGCGATCGCCGTGGCGGGCAACGTCGCGCGGCGCGAAGACTGGCAGCAACTGCGCGAGGCCGCGCTCGAAGACTTCGGCAGCGTGCAGATCGTCGTCAACAATGCCGGCACCACGCATCGCAACAAGCCGGTGATGGACATCACCGAAGCCGAGTTCGACCGCGTCTACGCGGTGAACGTCAAGAGCATCTACTGGAGCGTCCAGGAATTCGTGCCGTATTTTCGCCAGCAAGGCGGCGGCACCTTCATCAATATCGCATCGACAGCAGGCGTGCGGCCTCGGCCAGGTCTCGTCTGGTACAACGGCAGCAAGGGCGCGGTGATCATCGCGAGCAAATCGCTGGCCGTCGAACTGGGTCCGGACCGCATTCGGGTGAACTGCGTAAATCCGGTGATTGGCGAGACGGCGCTGCTGTCGGAATTCATGGGTGTCGAAGATACGCCCGAGAATCGCAAGCGCTTCCTCGCCGGCATTCCGCTCGGGCGCTTCTCCACGCCGCAGGACATCGCCAACGCGGCGCTCTATCTGGCCTCGGACGAGGCGGAGTTCATCACGGGCGTGTGCCTCGAAGTCGACGGCGGGCGCTGCGTTTAA
- a CDS encoding MFS transporter, with protein sequence MASPTNPLHHPGAGAPPSTFEEATYRKVNWRLVPFLMLCYVVAYLDRVNVGFAKLQMSADLNLSDAVYGFGAGIFFLGYFIFEIPSNVILHKVGARVWIARIMVSWGVISMLTMFITTPTMFYVMRFLLGLAEAGFFPGIILYLTYWYPSHRRGRMTTLFMTAIALSGVIGGPVSGYILKSFNGVNGWHGWQWLFLLEGIPSVIVGIMVFLLLDDRISKAKWLTAEEQQLLERHVSAEEATKHDMPIRQVLTSARVLMLSLTYFSFVMGLYGVSFWLPTIIKATGVTDAFMIGLLSAIPFAAAVVAMVFVSRSADRTRERRWHIALPAFAGAIGLILSVVWTHNTVLAMASLTLATMGIMTTLPLFWSLPTAILAGTGAAAGIAMINSIGNLAGFLSPYAVGWLKQVTAANDSGMYMLAAFLILGGLLAISVPAKLVNK encoded by the coding sequence ATGGCGAGTCCCACCAATCCGCTCCACCACCCCGGCGCGGGTGCGCCGCCTTCCACGTTCGAAGAGGCGACCTACCGCAAGGTCAACTGGCGGCTCGTGCCGTTCCTGATGCTCTGCTATGTGGTCGCGTATCTCGACCGCGTCAACGTCGGCTTCGCGAAGCTGCAAATGAGCGCCGATCTGAATCTCAGCGACGCGGTGTACGGCTTCGGCGCGGGGATTTTCTTCCTCGGCTATTTCATCTTCGAGATTCCTAGCAACGTCATCCTGCATAAGGTCGGCGCACGTGTATGGATCGCGCGGATCATGGTGTCGTGGGGCGTGATCTCGATGCTCACCATGTTCATCACCACGCCGACCATGTTCTACGTGATGCGCTTTCTGCTCGGTCTGGCTGAAGCGGGTTTCTTCCCCGGCATCATTCTCTATCTCACCTACTGGTATCCGTCACACCGGCGCGGTCGCATGACCACCTTGTTCATGACGGCGATCGCGCTGTCCGGCGTGATCGGCGGGCCGGTGTCCGGCTACATCCTGAAGAGCTTCAACGGTGTGAACGGCTGGCACGGCTGGCAGTGGCTGTTCCTGCTAGAGGGGATTCCTTCGGTGATCGTCGGCATCATGGTCTTCCTGCTGCTGGACGACCGCATCTCGAAGGCGAAATGGCTCACCGCCGAAGAACAGCAACTGCTCGAGCGCCACGTCTCAGCCGAAGAAGCCACCAAGCACGACATGCCGATCCGCCAGGTGCTGACAAGCGCTCGCGTGCTGATGCTCAGCCTCACCTACTTCTCGTTCGTGATGGGCCTCTATGGCGTGAGCTTCTGGCTGCCGACCATCATCAAGGCGACCGGCGTCACCGATGCGTTCATGATCGGCCTGTTGTCCGCGATTCCATTCGCGGCGGCCGTGGTTGCGATGGTGTTCGTATCGCGCAGCGCGGATCGTACGCGCGAGCGTCGCTGGCATATCGCGTTGCCGGCGTTTGCAGGTGCGATCGGGCTGATCCTGTCGGTCGTGTGGACCCACAACACGGTGCTCGCCATGGCCTCGCTCACGCTAGCGACAATGGGCATCATGACCACCCTGCCGCTGTTCTGGAGTCTGCCGACGGCGATCCTCGCCGGCACGGGCGCGGCGGCCGGCATCGCGATGATCAACTCGATCGGCAACCTCGCCGGCTTCCTGAGTCCGTATGCGGTCGGCTGGCTCAAGCAGGTGACCGCCGCGAACGATTCCGGCATGTATATGCTGGCGGCGTTCCTGATCCTCGGCGGTTTGCTGGCGATCAGCGTGCCCGCGAAGCTGGTCAATAAGTAA
- a CDS encoding heme biosynthesis protein HemY, translating into MAIRGLLWLALLFAIAVALAVVGRFDMGQVLLIYPPYRVDISLNLFVVGLVVLFTLLYALLRIVRNIWRMPQRVAAYRARSRVAKAHAALRDAIGNLYAGRFSRAEKAAKDALTIGDNKGAAGLIAATAAHRMHEYARRDEWLAQIDGADWQDARLMATADMRADGRDADGALTALTEMQSQGARRIHAQQIMLRAQQQLKNWGEVLKLVKTLEKREAIHPAVAVRLRQLAAENLLRDRRHNADALLELWHSLSPTERHSPRLADTAAELLVSLNWPQEARKIVEEALAQNWDARLLRRYPDTAAGDALPLIQKAEGWQKERPEDADLLFALGRLCLHQQLWGKAQSFLEHALKLADNETLKIRSHRALARLHEQLGDADKASQHYRESALAMNIV; encoded by the coding sequence ATGGCAATCCGGGGACTTCTATGGCTTGCGTTGCTGTTCGCCATCGCCGTGGCGCTGGCAGTGGTCGGGCGCTTCGACATGGGGCAGGTGCTGCTGATCTATCCGCCGTACCGCGTCGACATCTCGTTGAATCTGTTCGTGGTCGGGCTGGTGGTGCTGTTCACCCTGCTCTATGCGCTGCTGCGTATCGTGCGCAATATCTGGCGCATGCCGCAGCGCGTGGCCGCGTACCGTGCGCGCTCGCGTGTCGCGAAGGCGCATGCCGCGTTGCGTGATGCGATCGGCAACCTGTACGCCGGCCGTTTTTCGCGCGCTGAAAAAGCCGCGAAAGATGCGCTCACGATTGGCGACAACAAGGGCGCGGCCGGCTTGATCGCGGCCACCGCGGCGCACCGCATGCATGAATATGCGCGGCGCGACGAATGGCTCGCGCAAATCGACGGAGCCGACTGGCAGGACGCGCGCCTGATGGCAACCGCCGACATGCGCGCCGACGGCCGCGACGCGGACGGCGCGCTCACCGCGCTGACCGAAATGCAGTCGCAGGGCGCACGGCGCATTCACGCGCAGCAGATCATGTTGCGCGCGCAACAGCAATTGAAGAACTGGGGCGAAGTGCTCAAGCTCGTCAAGACGCTGGAAAAGCGCGAGGCGATCCACCCGGCGGTGGCGGTGCGTTTGCGCCAGCTCGCGGCGGAAAACCTGCTGCGCGACCGGCGTCATAACGCCGATGCGTTGCTGGAGTTGTGGCATTCGCTGTCGCCCACCGAGCGTCATTCGCCGCGTCTCGCCGATACGGCCGCGGAACTGCTGGTGTCGCTGAACTGGCCGCAGGAAGCGCGCAAGATTGTCGAAGAGGCGTTGGCGCAGAACTGGGACGCGCGTTTGCTGCGCCGTTATCCGGACACTGCCGCAGGCGACGCATTGCCGCTGATCCAGAAAGCCGAGGGGTGGCAGAAGGAGCGTCCGGAAGATGCGGATTTGCTGTTCGCGTTGGGCCGCTTGTGTCTGCATCAACAGTTGTGGGGCAAGGCGCAATCTTTCCTCGAGCACGCGCTGAAACTGGCCGACAACGAGACCTTGAAGATTCGCTCGCATCGCGCGCTGGCGCGTTTGCACGAGCAGCTTGGCGATGCGGATAAGGCGAGCCAGCATTATCGCGAGAGTGCATTGGCGATGAATATCGTTTGA
- the hemDX gene encoding fused uroporphyrinogen-III synthase HemD/membrane protein HemX, whose translation MAADIPGNTASSSAGQAAFTVVITRPAGQSSELNALLAAAGIATLEFPLIDIAPVADDAPLRAALASLERYALVVFVSPNAIDHAFAHSNAIWPHALPIGVVGPGSVQALVRHGVTAPAYNVISPPSVADDDTARFDSESLFAAIDTALGAATLEGKRVLIVRGDGGREWLAERLREAGAEVETVAAYRRLVPEPSIGAWARVHALLAGESHAWLLTSSEGVRNLHELAQEHLTADEIAQLKHATLVTPHPRIAQTARALGFDSITVSGAGDDRIARALLAAVPPVVQPVPSNPAHSPAKSRMTETNASTNASPQPAATTALPPNQPFTPYEAQKKRRSASGPLLWFVVVIIACAAGVGGYALNRKLERAEQQLAQRQQANDTQTNELRIKTEQALATVHQSDSQVAQLEGKLADAQSAQQALQQQYADLARNRDDWTLAEVGQMLSAASQQLQLTGNTQLALFALQSADTRLAASDGAQVVAVRKAIAQDIDKLKAAPSTDLTGLAIKLDNAIDQVDSLPLSGEAPIAHATPQAATWADTAKVAAATGEPRWKVWWREVTTGIGQQLTSLVQVRRIDNADAMLVTPDQGYFVRENLKMRLLSARLALLSRNQTTLKSDLHAADAALERYFDTTSKKTQTVIDLVKQVDAGSAAVEVPNLNTSLQAVNQYRSRG comes from the coding sequence ATGGCGGCCGATATCCCAGGCAACACAGCATCTTCCTCCGCCGGCCAGGCGGCGTTCACAGTCGTGATTACGCGACCGGCCGGTCAGTCGAGTGAGCTGAATGCGTTGCTCGCGGCGGCCGGCATCGCCACGCTCGAATTTCCGCTGATCGACATCGCGCCCGTCGCAGACGACGCTCCGCTGCGTGCGGCGCTGGCGTCATTGGAACGCTATGCGCTGGTGGTGTTCGTGTCGCCGAACGCCATCGATCACGCGTTTGCCCACAGCAATGCGATCTGGCCGCATGCGCTGCCGATCGGCGTGGTCGGCCCTGGCAGCGTGCAGGCGCTGGTGCGCCACGGCGTCACGGCACCCGCGTACAACGTCATCAGCCCGCCGTCCGTGGCCGACGACGATACGGCGCGCTTCGATTCCGAGAGTCTCTTTGCCGCCATCGACACGGCGCTCGGCGCGGCGACGCTCGAAGGCAAACGCGTGCTGATCGTGCGCGGCGACGGCGGCCGCGAATGGCTGGCCGAGCGCCTGCGCGAAGCGGGTGCCGAAGTCGAAACAGTAGCGGCGTATCGCCGCCTCGTGCCGGAACCGTCGATCGGCGCCTGGGCGCGCGTGCACGCGCTCCTGGCGGGCGAATCGCATGCTTGGCTCCTCACCAGTTCCGAAGGCGTGCGCAATCTGCACGAACTCGCGCAAGAACATCTCACCGCCGACGAGATCGCGCAGCTGAAACACGCCACGCTCGTCACGCCGCATCCCCGCATCGCGCAGACCGCGCGGGCATTGGGTTTTGATAGCATTACGGTGTCCGGCGCGGGCGATGATCGCATTGCCCGCGCATTGCTTGCCGCCGTGCCTCCCGTTGTTCAACCGGTACCGTCCAACCCGGCTCATTCACCGGCTAAATCACGCATGACTGAAACGAACGCATCCACGAACGCTTCACCCCAGCCGGCCGCGACCACTGCGTTGCCGCCGAATCAACCCTTCACGCCCTACGAAGCGCAAAAAAAGCGCCGCAGCGCGAGCGGACCGCTGCTGTGGTTTGTCGTCGTGATCATCGCCTGTGCGGCGGGCGTGGGCGGTTATGCGCTCAATCGCAAGCTGGAGCGCGCCGAGCAGCAGCTCGCGCAACGCCAGCAAGCCAACGACACGCAGACCAACGAACTGCGCATCAAGACCGAGCAGGCGCTGGCCACGGTTCACCAGTCCGATTCGCAGGTCGCGCAGCTCGAAGGCAAGCTCGCCGACGCGCAAAGCGCGCAGCAGGCCTTGCAGCAGCAATACGCCGATCTCGCGCGCAATCGGGACGATTGGACGCTCGCCGAAGTCGGTCAGATGCTCTCTGCTGCGAGCCAGCAGTTGCAGCTCACCGGCAATACGCAACTCGCGCTGTTCGCGCTGCAAAGCGCGGACACGCGCCTCGCCGCGTCGGACGGCGCGCAAGTGGTGGCCGTGCGCAAGGCCATCGCGCAAGACATCGACAAGCTGAAGGCAGCGCCGTCCACCGATCTGACCGGCCTCGCCATCAAGCTCGACAACGCGATCGACCAGGTCGACAGCTTGCCGCTCTCGGGCGAAGCGCCGATCGCCCATGCAACGCCACAAGCCGCGACGTGGGCCGACACGGCAAAGGTAGCCGCGGCCACCGGCGAGCCGCGCTGGAAAGTGTGGTGGCGCGAAGTCACGACCGGCATCGGCCAGCAGTTGACCAGCCTCGTGCAAGTGCGCCGCATCGACAACGCCGACGCGATGCTCGTCACGCCGGATCAAGGCTACTTCGTGCGCGAGAATCTGAAGATGCGTCTGCTGTCGGCGCGGCTTGCGCTGCTGTCGCGCAACCAGACCACGCTGAAGTCCGACCTGCACGCGGCGGACGCCGCGCTGGAGCGCTACTTCGACACCACGTCGAAGAAAACGCAGACCGTGATCGATCTGGTCAAGCAGGTGGATGCGGGCTCGGCGGCAGTCGAGGTGCCGAATCTGAACACAAGCCTGCAAGCCGTCAACCAATACCGGAGCCGAGGTTAA
- the hemC gene encoding hydroxymethylbilane synthase produces MNTETLSAPPHTLVIASRESRLAMWQAEHVRCALHKLYPSCDVKILGMTTRGDQILDRTLSKVGGKGLFVKELESALADGRADLAVHSLKDVPMELPAGFALSTIMEREDPRDALVSNEYESLAALPAGAVVGTSSLRREAMLRMRYPHLVVLPLRGNLDTRLSKLDRGDYAAIILAAAGLKRLGLAGRIRALLDPGDSLPAAGQGALGIEIRADRADLAAWLAPLHHEPTAAAVEAERMVSRALGGSCEVPLAAYASWHDGALHLRGIVATPDGQRVLSAQASAPAPSVERAVALGQEVASALEQQGAMEIVRALSTASGPAAGSGDSAVTGE; encoded by the coding sequence ATGAACACCGAGACGTTATCTGCGCCACCCCACACGCTTGTGATTGCGTCGCGAGAAAGCCGCCTTGCCATGTGGCAGGCGGAGCATGTGCGATGTGCGCTGCACAAATTATATCCATCTTGTGACGTAAAAATCCTCGGGATGACAACACGCGGCGATCAAATTCTCGATCGCACCTTGTCGAAGGTTGGTGGTAAGGGCCTCTTCGTCAAGGAACTGGAGAGCGCGCTGGCCGATGGCCGCGCCGATCTGGCCGTGCATTCGCTCAAAGATGTGCCGATGGAATTGCCCGCCGGCTTCGCGCTGTCCACCATCATGGAGCGCGAAGATCCGCGCGATGCGCTGGTGTCCAATGAGTACGAGTCGCTTGCCGCGCTGCCGGCCGGCGCCGTGGTCGGCACCTCCAGCCTGCGCCGCGAAGCGATGCTGCGCATGCGTTACCCGCACCTCGTGGTGCTGCCGTTGCGCGGCAATCTGGATACCCGTCTGTCGAAACTCGACCGGGGCGACTACGCGGCGATCATCCTGGCGGCTGCCGGTCTGAAGCGTCTGGGTCTTGCCGGGCGCATCCGCGCGCTGCTCGATCCGGGAGACAGCTTGCCGGCGGCCGGTCAGGGCGCGCTCGGCATCGAGATTCGCGCCGATCGCGCCGACCTCGCGGCATGGCTCGCGCCGCTGCATCACGAACCCACGGCCGCAGCCGTCGAAGCGGAGCGGATGGTGTCGCGCGCGCTCGGCGGCAGTTGCGAAGTGCCGCTCGCGGCCTATGCAAGCTGGCATGACGGCGCGCTGCATCTGCGCGGCATCGTCGCCACGCCCGACGGCCAGCGCGTGTTGAGCGCGCAGGCGTCGGCGCCCGCGCCGAGCGTCGAGCGTGCTGTCGCGCTCGGCCAGGAAGTGGCGAGCGCGCTCGAACAGCAAGGCGCGATGGAGATCGTCCGTGCGCTCAGCACGGCCAGCGGCCCCGCGGCAGGTTCGGGGGATAGCGCGGTGACCGGCGAGTGA